The following proteins come from a genomic window of Microbacterium sp. JZ31:
- a CDS encoding GuaB3 family IMP dehydrogenase-related protein, with protein MTTDIELGRGKRARRAYSFDDIAVVPSRRTRNPEDVTTDWSIDAFHFDIPVLGAPMDSVVSPRTAIMLGQLGGLGVLDLEGLWTRYEDPEPLLAEIASLPDEVATSRMQQLYSEPVKPELVTARINEIRAAGVTVAGSLTPQRTQELYQTVVAAGVDLFVIRGTTVSAEHVSSEAEPLNLKKFIYDLDVPVIVGGASTYTAALHLMRTGAAGVLVGFGGGAASTTRATLGIHAPMASAVADVAGARRDYLDESGGRYVHVIADGGVGTSGDIVKALAMGADAVMLGVALARATDAPGAGFHWGPEAHHAKLPRGRRVRVPQVGTLEQVLYGPAQLADGTANLIGALRKSMATTGYSDLKEFQRVEVVVAPYDH; from the coding sequence GTGACGACGGACATCGAGCTGGGCCGCGGCAAGCGCGCACGACGGGCGTATTCGTTCGACGACATCGCGGTGGTGCCCTCCCGCCGCACCCGGAACCCGGAGGACGTCACGACCGACTGGTCGATCGACGCCTTCCACTTCGACATCCCGGTGCTCGGCGCGCCGATGGACTCCGTGGTGAGCCCCCGGACGGCGATCATGCTCGGTCAGCTCGGCGGCCTGGGCGTGCTCGACCTCGAGGGCCTGTGGACGCGGTACGAGGATCCCGAGCCGCTGCTCGCCGAGATCGCGTCGCTTCCCGACGAGGTCGCGACGAGCCGCATGCAGCAGCTGTACTCCGAGCCCGTCAAGCCGGAGCTCGTCACGGCGCGCATCAACGAGATCCGCGCCGCGGGCGTCACGGTCGCCGGCTCGCTCACGCCGCAGCGCACCCAGGAGCTCTACCAGACGGTCGTCGCGGCCGGTGTGGATCTGTTCGTGATCCGCGGCACCACGGTGTCGGCCGAGCACGTCTCGAGCGAGGCCGAGCCCCTCAACCTGAAGAAGTTCATCTACGACCTGGATGTGCCGGTGATCGTCGGCGGCGCCTCGACCTACACCGCCGCACTGCACCTCATGCGCACGGGAGCGGCGGGCGTGCTCGTCGGCTTCGGCGGCGGCGCGGCGTCCACGACGCGCGCGACGCTCGGCATCCACGCGCCGATGGCGAGCGCCGTGGCGGATGTCGCCGGTGCGCGCCGCGACTACCTCGACGAGTCGGGCGGCCGCTACGTGCACGTGATCGCCGACGGCGGCGTGGGCACGTCCGGCGACATCGTCAAGGCGCTCGCGATGGGCGCCGACGCCGTCATGCTCGGCGTCGCGCTCGCGCGGGCGACGGACGCCCCCGGCGCGGGCTTCCACTGGGGCCCCGAGGCGCACCACGCCAAGCTGCCGCGTGGCCGGCGCGTGCGGGTCCCGCAGGTCGGGACGCTCGAGCAGGTGCTCTACGGGCCGGCGCAGCTGGCCGACGGCACGGCGAATCTGATCGGTGCGCTGCGCAAGTCGATGGCGACGACCGGCTACTCCGACCTCAAGGAGTTCCAGCGCGTCGAGGTCGTCGTCGCCCCGTATGACCACTGA
- a CDS encoding DUF2277 domain-containing protein yields the protein MCRNIHTLHNFEPAATSEEVHAAALQYVRKVAGTTKPSKANQEAFDHAVHEIAHVTQHLLDALVTNAPPKNRDVEAAKAKARSAARYAA from the coding sequence ATGTGCCGCAACATCCACACTCTCCACAACTTCGAGCCCGCGGCCACCTCCGAGGAGGTGCACGCCGCGGCGCTGCAGTACGTCCGCAAGGTCGCGGGCACGACGAAGCCGTCGAAGGCGAATCAGGAGGCCTTCGACCACGCCGTGCACGAGATCGCGCACGTCACGCAGCACCTGCTCGACGCGCTCGTGACGAACGCGCCTCCCAAGAACCGCGACGTCGAGGCCGCCAAGGCGAAGGCCCGCTCGGCCGCCCGCTACGCCGCCTGA
- the guaB gene encoding IMP dehydrogenase translates to MTDHDPFGFVGLTYDDVLLLPGHTDVIPSEADTSSRLTRNIRVAAPLLSSAMDTVTESRMAIAMARQGGIGILHRNLSIQDQASAVDRVKRSESGMITDPITTTPDATIEEVDALCRKYRISGLPVVDESGRLVGIVTNRDMRFVSEFERTTTLAKDVMTAEGLVTGRVGISPEEVVALFAKHRVEKLPLVDDEGKLTGLITIKDFDKSEKYPNATKDALGRLRVGAAIGFFGDAWERAEALRDKGVDVLVVDTANGQSQGVIDLVKRLKADPTFAHIDVVGGNVATREGAQALVDAGVDAVKVGVGPGSICTTRVVAGVGVPQVTAIYEASLAARPAGVPVIADGGLQYSGDIAKALVAGADTVMLGSLLAGTEEAPGDIVFQGGKQFKLYRGMGSLGAMQTRGKQTSYSKDRYFQADVPNDDKLIPEGIEGQVPYRGPLSAVVHQLTGGLRQSMFYVGARSIDELKARGKFVRITSAGLKESHPHDVQIVVEAPNYRR, encoded by the coding sequence TTGACTGACCACGATCCGTTCGGCTTCGTCGGACTCACCTACGACGACGTGCTGCTCCTTCCGGGCCACACGGACGTCATCCCCAGCGAGGCCGACACGTCGTCGCGCCTCACGCGCAACATCCGCGTCGCGGCCCCGCTGCTCTCCAGCGCGATGGACACCGTGACCGAGTCGCGGATGGCGATCGCCATGGCCCGTCAGGGCGGCATCGGCATCCTGCACCGCAACCTCTCGATCCAGGATCAGGCGAGCGCGGTCGACCGCGTCAAGCGCAGCGAGTCGGGCATGATCACCGACCCGATCACGACGACCCCCGACGCGACGATCGAGGAGGTCGACGCGCTGTGCCGCAAGTACCGGATCTCCGGTCTGCCGGTCGTGGACGAGTCGGGCCGCCTCGTCGGCATCGTCACGAACCGCGACATGCGCTTCGTCTCGGAGTTCGAGCGCACGACGACGCTCGCGAAGGACGTCATGACGGCCGAGGGTCTTGTGACCGGCCGCGTGGGCATCTCGCCCGAAGAGGTCGTGGCGCTCTTCGCCAAGCACCGCGTCGAGAAGCTGCCGCTCGTCGACGACGAGGGCAAGCTCACGGGCCTCATCACCATCAAGGACTTCGACAAGAGCGAGAAGTACCCCAACGCCACCAAGGACGCGCTCGGTCGCCTCCGCGTGGGCGCGGCCATCGGCTTCTTCGGCGACGCCTGGGAGCGGGCAGAGGCGCTGCGCGACAAGGGCGTCGACGTGCTCGTCGTCGACACCGCGAACGGCCAGTCGCAGGGCGTGATCGATCTCGTCAAGCGGCTGAAGGCCGATCCGACCTTCGCGCACATCGACGTCGTCGGCGGCAACGTCGCGACGCGCGAGGGCGCGCAGGCGCTCGTCGACGCGGGCGTCGACGCGGTCAAGGTCGGCGTCGGCCCGGGCTCCATCTGCACCACGCGCGTGGTCGCGGGTGTGGGCGTGCCGCAGGTCACCGCGATCTACGAGGCGTCGCTCGCCGCCCGCCCTGCGGGAGTGCCGGTCATCGCCGACGGCGGCCTGCAGTATTCGGGCGACATCGCCAAGGCGCTCGTCGCCGGTGCGGACACCGTGATGCTCGGATCGCTGCTCGCGGGCACCGAGGAGGCGCCGGGAGACATCGTGTTCCAGGGCGGCAAGCAGTTCAAGCTGTACCGCGGCATGGGGTCGCTCGGCGCGATGCAGACGCGCGGCAAGCAGACGTCCTACTCCAAGGACCGCTACTTCCAGGCGGATGTGCCGAACGACGACAAGCTGATCCCCGAGGGCATCGAGGGGCAGGTGCCGTACCGCGGCCCGCTGTCCGCCGTCGTGCATCAGCTCACGGGCGGCCTGCGGCAGTCGATGTTCTACGTCGGCGCGCGCTCGATCGACGAGCTGAAGGCGCGCGGCAAGTTCGTGCGCATCACGTCGGCTGGGCTCAAGGAGTCGCACCCGCACGACGTGCAGATCGTGGTCGAAGCGCCCAACTACCGCCGCTGA
- a CDS encoding branched-chain amino acid ABC transporter permease produces the protein MNPRTASLRRTRSGAIVALATFFAAFLAALLLPAAAHAAEGDPYSINGNVRLDGEPLEGVELTVDGAGGVQEVVTDADGRWGVKVPENDSVYVVTLDESTLPDGIAVVDETGEDDTPNVKEVTVGPGGITAANFFIGEAERNVTGFFDQLVQRIFQGINFGLMLGLAAVGLSLVFGTTGISNFAHAEMVTFGAVAALFLVGPATLALPVWLGIPVAIVLSAVLGFVLDVIIWRPLRRKGTGVVQLMILSIGLSLAMRYIFQYFIGGDTAQLPAIVPSVTIPLFGAVTTTLNDLISMGISIVVIVAFALWLTRSRLGKATRAISDNPSLAAASGIDVDHVVRIVWIISGALAGLAGILYAYYRPGIRWDMGAQILLLVFAAVTLGGLGTAFGALIGAIIIGILTEASSLWIPADLRYAGALVVLIIILLVRPQGILGRRERIG, from the coding sequence ATGAACCCCAGAACCGCCTCCTTGAGGCGTACCCGATCCGGCGCGATCGTCGCTCTCGCGACGTTCTTCGCCGCCTTCCTCGCCGCGCTGCTGCTGCCCGCGGCCGCGCACGCGGCGGAAGGTGACCCCTATTCCATCAACGGCAACGTGCGGCTCGACGGCGAGCCCCTCGAGGGCGTCGAGCTCACGGTCGACGGCGCCGGCGGCGTCCAGGAGGTCGTGACCGACGCGGACGGCCGCTGGGGCGTGAAGGTACCCGAGAACGACTCGGTGTACGTCGTCACGCTCGACGAGTCGACCCTGCCGGACGGCATCGCGGTCGTCGACGAGACCGGCGAGGACGACACCCCGAACGTGAAGGAGGTGACGGTCGGCCCCGGCGGCATCACGGCCGCCAACTTCTTCATCGGCGAGGCGGAGCGCAACGTCACGGGCTTCTTCGACCAGCTGGTGCAGCGCATCTTCCAGGGCATCAACTTCGGTCTGATGCTCGGGCTCGCCGCCGTCGGACTCTCGCTGGTGTTCGGCACCACGGGCATCTCGAACTTCGCGCACGCGGAGATGGTGACCTTCGGCGCCGTCGCGGCGCTGTTCCTGGTCGGCCCCGCCACCCTCGCCCTGCCGGTGTGGCTCGGCATCCCCGTCGCGATCGTGCTGAGCGCGGTACTGGGCTTCGTGCTGGACGTCATCATCTGGCGCCCCCTGCGGCGCAAGGGGACGGGCGTCGTGCAGCTGATGATCCTGTCGATCGGCCTGTCGCTGGCGATGCGCTACATCTTCCAGTACTTCATCGGCGGCGACACGGCCCAGTTGCCGGCCATCGTGCCCTCGGTCACGATCCCGCTGTTCGGCGCCGTGACCACGACGCTCAACGACCTGATCTCGATGGGCATCTCGATCGTCGTGATCGTCGCCTTCGCGCTGTGGCTCACGCGCAGCCGGCTCGGAAAGGCGACCCGCGCCATCAGCGACAACCCGTCGCTCGCGGCGGCGTCCGGCATCGACGTCGACCACGTCGTGCGCATCGTGTGGATCATCTCGGGCGCGCTCGCGGGTCTCGCGGGCATCCTGTACGCCTACTACCGCCCCGGCATCCGCTGGGACATGGGTGCGCAGATCCTGCTGCTCGTGTTCGCGGCGGTCACGCTCGGCGGTCTCGGCACCGCGTTCGGCGCGCTCATCGGCGCGATCATCATCGGCATCCTCACCGAGGCGTCGAGCCTCTGGATCCCGGCCGACCTGCGATACGCCGGTGCGCTCGTGGTCCTCATCATCATCCTTCTGGTCCGGCCGCAGGGCATCCTCGGCCGCCGCGAGCGAATCGGATAG
- a CDS encoding branched-chain amino acid ABC transporter permease, whose product MNWLQIFENTLSSVLSPATLGYAIAALGLAMHFGYGGLINMGVAGFMALGAYGYAISVLTFGFPWWLAALVGLAAAAVFALILGIPTLRLRGDYLAIATIAAAEVLRLLFLTTQFADVTGSADGLSGYHGSFREMNPIPPGTYGFGPWTYNETGWWVRIMGLLTLAFAVLVMWMLTRSPWGRVMKGIREDEDAIRSLGKNVFSYKMQSLVLGGVIMAAGGVVYALPSAVSPGVYVTSLTFFVWTALLLGGAATVFGPLLGSLVFWVIQTFLSNVLPALVDAGILPFMSTVQAGTLRFILVGVALMLLVVFMPQGILGDKKELTFVR is encoded by the coding sequence ATGAACTGGTTGCAGATCTTCGAGAACACGCTGTCCTCGGTCCTCAGCCCCGCGACGCTGGGCTACGCGATCGCCGCACTCGGCCTCGCGATGCACTTCGGCTACGGCGGCCTGATCAACATGGGTGTCGCGGGCTTCATGGCCCTCGGCGCGTACGGCTACGCCATCTCGGTCCTGACGTTCGGCTTCCCCTGGTGGCTGGCCGCGCTCGTCGGGCTCGCGGCCGCGGCCGTGTTCGCGCTCATCCTGGGCATCCCGACGCTGCGCCTGCGCGGCGACTACCTCGCGATCGCCACGATCGCTGCGGCAGAGGTGCTGCGCCTGCTGTTCCTCACGACGCAGTTCGCGGACGTGACCGGATCGGCCGACGGCCTGTCGGGCTACCACGGCAGCTTCCGCGAGATGAACCCGATCCCGCCCGGCACGTACGGCTTCGGACCGTGGACCTACAACGAGACCGGCTGGTGGGTGCGCATCATGGGCCTGCTGACCCTCGCGTTCGCCGTGCTCGTGATGTGGATGCTCACGCGCAGCCCGTGGGGCCGCGTGATGAAGGGCATCCGCGAGGACGAGGACGCGATCCGCTCGCTCGGCAAGAACGTCTTCTCGTACAAGATGCAGTCGCTCGTGCTCGGCGGCGTCATCATGGCCGCGGGCGGCGTCGTGTACGCGCTCCCCTCGGCCGTCAGCCCGGGCGTGTACGTGACGTCGCTGACGTTCTTCGTGTGGACGGCGCTGCTGCTCGGCGGTGCGGCCACCGTGTTCGGTCCGCTGCTCGGATCGCTCGTGTTCTGGGTGATCCAGACGTTCCTGTCGAACGTCCTCCCCGCGCTGGTCGACGCGGGCATCCTGCCCTTCATGTCGACCGTTCAGGCGGGTACGCTGCGCTTCATCCTCGTGGGTGTCGCTCTCATGCTGCTCGTCGTCTTCATGCCGCAGGGCATCCTCGGCGACAAGAAGGAGCTGACCTTTGTCCGCTGA
- a CDS encoding ABC transporter ATP-binding protein — protein MTAPVQRPKTTGLHVGDARPGVSKVDPIIIADNVTRTFGGLTAVDVEHLEIPRGAITALIGPNGAGKTTLFNLLTGFDKPNTGTWSYDGKDLARVPAHKVARMGLVRTFQLTKALGRLSVMDNMKLGQTGQRGERFWHSLIPSLWRSQDREIEDRAGELLVKFKLDAKRDDLAAGLSGGQKKLLEMARALMTSPNLVMLDEPMAGVNPALTQSLLDHILDLKDEGMTVLFVEHDMHMVRHIADWVVVMAEGKVVAEGAPDEVMKNPAVIDAYLGAHQELDLGVVTGRIPVIEADPTTDAAASAAVDVTALESEASAELDKEDDK, from the coding sequence ATGACGGCGCCCGTGCAGCGCCCCAAGACCACGGGACTGCACGTCGGCGACGCCCGGCCCGGGGTCTCGAAGGTCGACCCGATCATCATCGCCGACAACGTCACCCGCACGTTCGGCGGCCTCACGGCCGTGGACGTGGAGCACCTCGAGATCCCCCGGGGCGCGATCACAGCGCTGATCGGCCCGAACGGCGCCGGCAAGACCACGCTGTTCAACCTGCTGACGGGCTTCGACAAGCCCAACACGGGAACGTGGTCGTACGACGGCAAGGACCTCGCGCGCGTGCCCGCGCACAAGGTCGCCCGGATGGGCCTGGTGCGCACGTTCCAGCTCACCAAGGCACTCGGCCGCCTGAGCGTCATGGACAACATGAAGCTCGGCCAGACCGGCCAGCGCGGCGAGCGGTTCTGGCACAGCCTCATCCCCTCCCTGTGGCGTTCCCAGGACCGCGAGATCGAGGACCGCGCCGGCGAGCTGCTCGTGAAGTTCAAGCTCGACGCGAAGCGCGACGACCTCGCGGCCGGCCTCTCGGGCGGTCAGAAGAAGCTCCTCGAGATGGCACGCGCCCTCATGACGAGCCCGAACCTGGTGATGCTGGACGAGCCGATGGCCGGCGTGAACCCGGCCCTGACGCAGTCGCTGCTCGATCACATCCTGGATCTGAAGGACGAGGGCATGACCGTGCTGTTCGTCGAGCACGACATGCACATGGTGCGCCACATCGCCGACTGGGTCGTCGTGATGGCGGAGGGCAAGGTCGTCGCCGAGGGCGCACCCGACGAGGTCATGAAGAACCCCGCGGTGATCGACGCCTACCTCGGCGCGCACCAGGAGCTCGACCTCGGCGTCGTGACCGGCCGCATCCCGGTCATCGAGGCCGACCCCACGACGGACGCGGCGGCCTCGGCCGCCGTCGACGTCACCGCGCTCGAGTCGGAGGCCTCCGCCGAGCTCGACAAGGAGGACGACAAGTGA
- a CDS encoding ABC transporter ATP-binding protein, with protein MSEQTAAAPQGTATADTPVVFVDDVHAGYLPGINILNGCSLTAHQGELIGIIGPNGAGKSTLLKAIFGQVKVREGKITLGGEDITGLKADKLVAKGVGFIPQTNNVFPSLTIEENLQMGTYQKPRLFAERVDFVMGIFPDLAKGGGLKKRAGGLSGGERQMVAMGRALMMDPKVLLLDEPSAGLSPVRQDEAFLRVSEINKAGVTCIMVEQNARRCLQICDRGYVLDQGRDAYTGTGRELLNDPKVTELYLGTLGA; from the coding sequence GTGAGCGAGCAGACCGCCGCCGCACCGCAGGGCACCGCGACCGCCGACACCCCCGTCGTGTTCGTCGACGACGTGCACGCGGGCTACCTGCCCGGCATCAACATCCTGAACGGCTGCTCGCTGACGGCCCACCAGGGCGAGCTGATCGGCATCATCGGCCCGAACGGCGCCGGCAAGTCGACGCTGCTGAAGGCGATCTTCGGGCAGGTGAAGGTCCGCGAGGGGAAGATCACCCTCGGCGGCGAGGACATCACGGGCCTCAAGGCCGACAAGCTCGTCGCCAAGGGCGTCGGCTTCATCCCGCAGACGAACAACGTGTTCCCCTCGCTCACGATCGAGGAGAACCTGCAGATGGGCACGTACCAGAAGCCGCGCCTGTTCGCCGAGCGGGTCGACTTCGTGATGGGCATCTTCCCCGACCTCGCCAAGGGCGGCGGCCTGAAGAAGCGCGCCGGCGGCCTGTCCGGCGGCGAGCGGCAGATGGTCGCGATGGGCCGCGCACTCATGATGGACCCGAAGGTGCTGCTGCTCGACGAGCCCTCCGCGGGCCTGTCGCCTGTGCGACAGGATGAGGCGTTCCTGCGCGTCTCGGAGATCAACAAGGCCGGCGTGACGTGCATCATGGTCGAGCAGAACGCCCGCCGATGCCTGCAGATCTGCGACCGCGGCTACGTGCTCGACCAGGGCCGCGACGCCTACACCGGCACGGGTCGCGAGCTGCTGAACGACCCGAAGGTCACCGAGCTCTACCTCGGCACCCTCGGCGCGTAA